The Thermosynechococcus sp. genome has a segment encoding these proteins:
- the apcB gene encoding allophycocyanin subunit beta: protein MQDAITAVINASDVQGKYLDTAAMEKLKAYFATGELRVRAASVISANAANIVKEAVAKSLLYSDITRPGGNMYTTRRYAACIRDLDYYLRYATYAMLAGDPSILDERVLNGLKETYNSLGVPIAATVQAIQAMKEVTASLVGADAGKEMGIYFDYICSGLS, encoded by the coding sequence ATGCAAGACGCGATTACGGCTGTCATCAACGCCTCTGACGTGCAAGGCAAATACCTCGACACTGCCGCCATGGAGAAGCTGAAAGCTTACTTCGCCACTGGTGAGCTGCGGGTGCGGGCTGCCAGTGTGATCAGCGCCAATGCCGCCAATATTGTCAAAGAAGCAGTGGCCAAATCCCTGCTGTACTCTGACATCACCCGTCCCGGTGGCAACATGTACACCACCCGTCGCTATGCAGCTTGTATCCGCGACCTCGACTACTACCTGCGCTATGCCACCTATGCCATGTTGGCGGGAGATCCTTCTATCCTCGATGAGCGGGTGCTCAATGGGTTGAAAGAAACCTACAACTCCTTGGGCGTGCCCATCGCTGCCACGGTGCAAGCCATCCAAGCCATGAAAGAAGTCACTGCCAGCTTGGTGGGGGCGGATGCCGGCAAAGAAATGGGCATCTACTTTGACTACATCTGCTCTGGCTTAAGCTAA
- the tatC gene encoding twin-arginine translocase subunit TatC produces the protein MTRSPDIPDIESPSPNPSAIVDTSLEENIPIDPEDELPNEVAMSLWDHLEELRQRLFVVLGTVAVTTVLCFTQVRWIIQFLEKPAQGAKFLQLSPGEYFFVSCKAAAYSGILLATPMILYQAIRFILPGLTRREQRLLAPVVFGSSLLFIAGLAFAYTLLAPAALGFFISYGADVVEQLWSIDRYVDFILLLLLATGLAFQVPILQFVLIALGIVSIPQMLSQWRYVVIIAVAVAAVLTPSIDPITQGLLAGALLALYFTGIGLAKLMGVGRS, from the coding sequence ATGACGCGATCGCCCGATATTCCAGATATTGAGAGTCCCTCTCCTAACCCCTCAGCCATTGTTGACACTTCGCTTGAGGAAAACATCCCCATTGACCCAGAGGATGAGCTGCCCAACGAAGTGGCAATGTCCCTCTGGGATCACCTTGAGGAGTTGCGGCAGCGGCTCTTTGTTGTCCTCGGTACTGTGGCTGTCACCACGGTGCTCTGCTTTACCCAAGTCCGCTGGATCATTCAGTTCCTCGAAAAACCAGCTCAGGGCGCGAAGTTTTTGCAACTGAGTCCCGGGGAATACTTCTTTGTCTCCTGTAAGGCAGCGGCCTACAGTGGCATCCTGCTGGCAACGCCCATGATTCTCTACCAAGCAATCCGTTTTATTCTGCCGGGATTGACACGGCGTGAGCAACGCTTGCTGGCACCGGTGGTTTTCGGTTCATCCCTTCTCTTTATTGCCGGTTTGGCCTTTGCCTATACCCTCTTGGCTCCCGCCGCCCTCGGCTTTTTCATTAGCTATGGGGCAGATGTGGTTGAGCAACTGTGGTCGATCGATCGCTATGTAGACTTCATTTTGCTGCTGCTGCTGGCCACTGGCCTCGCCTTTCAAGTCCCCATTCTCCAGTTCGTTCTCATTGCCCTAGGCATTGTCTCAATTCCGCAAATGCTCAGCCAATGGCGCTATGTGGTGATCATTGCCGTGGCCGTGGCAGCGGTCTTGACCCCCTCCATTGACCCAATTACTCAAGGCCTGTTGGCGGGTGCGCTGCTTGCCCTCTACTTCACGGGGATTGGCTTGGCTAAGCTAATGGGGGTGGGGCGTTCTTAA
- the mfd gene encoding transcription-repair coupling factor, which translates to MSLMAIPRSWGKLPLTAELLSKLQHQRELVLTGMPRLVKGLVATTLAQQSQQSLCVITSTLEEGGRWAAQLELMGWDAVLFYPTSEASPYDPFDLEAEMVWGQLQVLVESDRPNIAIVTTERALQPHLPPPEQFRAACLTWQVGQEYALGKVATTLAALGYERVSLVETEGQWSRRGDIVDIFPVSAELPVRLQWFGDEIESIREFDPATQRSLHTEGDRLDALEQVTLTPVSFTPLIAQALRAADHAHLIPEDQEGLRRYLGLAFPEPASLLDYLPAQTLIAVDEPPLCAAHGDRWYEHTHTYWQSLDTPPPAIHRPWSASAQALERFQRLHLYELASEGLGLNLSARAVPAIPHQFGRLAAMLREERDKGYTVWLVSAQPSRSVALLQEHDCPAQFVPNPKDFAAIDRLQQQRLPIALKASGLAEISGFILPTFRTVLVSDREFFGQQHLVNLGYVRKRRRAAAKQVDLNKLQPGDYVVHRQHGIGQFLRLETLTLNNETREYLVLQYADGLLRVAADQLNSLSRYRTQGDRVPQLNKLTGNTWERTKARVRKAIKKVAVDLLQLYAQRAQQQGFAFPPDTPWQREMEDSFPYQPTPDQLKAIQEVKADMESDRPMDRLVCGDVGFGKTEVAVRAIFKAVMAGKQVAVLAPTTILTQQHYHTLKERFAPYPIHVGLLNRFRSDSERQDLLRRVSTGEIDVVVGTHQLLSKAVRFRDLGLLVVDEEQRFGVHQKEKIKALKPQVDVLTLSATPIPRTLYMALSGVREMSLITTPPPSRRPIQTHLAPYDPETVRSAIRQELDRGGQVFYVVPRIEGIEQVATKLQEMVPAARILIAHGQMPEGELEATMLGFSNGEADILVCTTIIESGLDIPRVNTILVEDAQQFGLAQLYQLRGRVGRAGIQAHAWLFYPRQEVLTDAARQRLRAIQEFSQLGSGYQLAMRDMEIRGVGNLLGVEQHGQLDSVGFDLYVELLEEAIAEIRGQEIPTVDDTQVDLNVTAFIPAEYIPDLKQKMAAYRAVSAATTKEELTQLAAEWSDRYGPLPKSVQQLLRVVELKQLARQCGISRIRPEGKQHVILETPMAEPAWKLLLEQLPSHLQGRFVYSQGKVTVRGLGIQPMEKQLEQLIDWLRHMKTTVATAS; encoded by the coding sequence ATGTCCTTGATGGCAATTCCCCGCAGTTGGGGTAAGCTGCCGCTGACGGCTGAACTGCTCAGCAAATTACAACACCAACGGGAACTGGTCCTTACGGGGATGCCCCGCCTTGTCAAGGGCTTAGTGGCCACCACATTGGCCCAGCAGAGTCAGCAATCGCTGTGTGTAATTACGTCCACCCTAGAGGAAGGGGGACGCTGGGCGGCGCAATTGGAACTCATGGGGTGGGATGCGGTTCTCTTTTACCCGACTTCGGAGGCCTCCCCCTATGACCCCTTTGACTTGGAAGCGGAGATGGTCTGGGGGCAACTGCAGGTCTTAGTCGAGAGCGATCGCCCCAATATTGCAATTGTCACCACGGAGCGGGCACTGCAACCCCATTTGCCCCCACCAGAGCAGTTTCGTGCCGCCTGTTTAACCTGGCAGGTGGGTCAAGAGTACGCCCTAGGGAAGGTGGCCACCACCTTGGCAGCCCTAGGTTATGAGCGGGTTTCCTTGGTGGAAACGGAGGGTCAGTGGAGTCGGCGCGGTGACATTGTGGATATTTTCCCTGTCTCGGCGGAACTGCCAGTGCGCTTGCAGTGGTTCGGCGATGAGATTGAGTCGATTCGGGAGTTTGATCCGGCCACTCAACGCTCCCTCCACACCGAGGGCGATCGCCTAGATGCCCTGGAGCAGGTGACATTAACCCCCGTTAGCTTCACACCGCTGATTGCTCAAGCCCTGCGGGCAGCGGATCACGCCCATCTGATTCCAGAGGATCAGGAGGGACTGCGGCGCTATCTTGGGTTGGCTTTTCCGGAGCCAGCTTCCCTCTTGGATTATTTGCCTGCCCAAACCCTCATTGCCGTGGATGAGCCGCCCCTGTGTGCTGCCCATGGCGATCGCTGGTATGAACACACTCACACCTACTGGCAAAGCCTTGACACACCACCGCCGGCCATCCATCGCCCCTGGTCTGCCAGTGCCCAAGCCCTCGAGCGATTTCAACGGCTGCATCTCTATGAGCTGGCCAGTGAGGGCCTAGGTCTCAATTTGTCAGCACGGGCGGTTCCAGCGATTCCTCACCAATTTGGCCGCTTAGCGGCAATGCTGCGGGAGGAACGGGATAAGGGCTATACCGTATGGTTGGTCTCTGCCCAACCGAGTCGCTCTGTGGCGCTTTTGCAGGAGCATGATTGCCCCGCCCAATTTGTGCCCAATCCCAAGGACTTTGCCGCCATTGATAGGCTGCAACAGCAGCGACTGCCCATTGCCCTAAAAGCCAGCGGTCTAGCGGAAATCAGTGGGTTTATTTTGCCCACGTTTCGCACGGTGTTGGTGAGCGATCGCGAGTTCTTTGGCCAGCAGCACCTTGTCAACCTGGGCTATGTGCGCAAACGCCGCCGGGCCGCTGCCAAACAGGTGGATCTCAACAAGCTGCAGCCGGGGGACTATGTCGTCCATCGCCAACACGGCATTGGTCAGTTTTTGCGCCTAGAAACGCTGACCCTTAACAATGAAACCCGCGAGTACTTAGTTTTACAGTACGCCGATGGCCTTCTGCGCGTTGCGGCCGATCAACTCAACAGTCTTTCCCGCTACCGCACCCAGGGAGACAGGGTCCCCCAACTCAACAAATTAACAGGCAACACCTGGGAGCGGACCAAAGCCCGGGTGCGCAAGGCCATCAAAAAAGTGGCGGTGGATCTGCTGCAACTCTATGCCCAACGTGCCCAACAACAGGGCTTTGCCTTCCCCCCGGATACGCCGTGGCAGCGGGAGATGGAGGACTCCTTTCCCTACCAGCCTACCCCGGACCAACTCAAGGCCATCCAGGAGGTGAAAGCCGATATGGAGAGCGATCGCCCCATGGACCGGCTGGTATGTGGGGATGTTGGCTTTGGTAAAACCGAGGTGGCCGTTCGCGCCATCTTTAAGGCGGTCATGGCGGGCAAACAGGTGGCTGTTCTTGCCCCCACCACTATCCTGACGCAGCAGCATTACCACACCCTCAAGGAACGCTTTGCCCCCTATCCCATTCACGTGGGGCTGCTCAACCGCTTTCGTAGTGACAGCGAACGGCAGGACCTCCTCCGAAGGGTCAGCACAGGGGAAATAGATGTTGTAGTTGGAACCCATCAATTGCTGAGCAAGGCCGTCAGGTTTCGCGATTTGGGGCTACTGGTGGTGGATGAAGAACAACGCTTTGGCGTCCATCAAAAGGAAAAAATTAAAGCCCTCAAGCCCCAAGTGGATGTCCTTACCCTCAGCGCCACGCCGATTCCGCGCACCCTCTACATGGCCCTGTCGGGGGTTCGGGAAATGAGCCTGATCACCACCCCACCCCCCTCGCGGCGCCCGATTCAGACCCATCTAGCCCCCTACGATCCTGAAACGGTCCGCAGCGCCATTCGCCAGGAACTGGATCGGGGTGGCCAGGTGTTTTATGTGGTTCCCCGCATTGAAGGAATTGAGCAGGTGGCCACCAAACTCCAGGAAATGGTGCCCGCTGCCCGCATTCTCATTGCCCATGGCCAAATGCCGGAGGGGGAACTGGAAGCTACGATGTTGGGGTTTAGTAATGGCGAGGCGGATATTTTGGTGTGTACGACAATTATTGAGTCGGGCCTGGATATTCCCCGCGTCAATACGATTTTGGTGGAGGATGCGCAGCAATTTGGTTTGGCTCAACTCTATCAACTGCGGGGACGGGTCGGACGCGCCGGAATTCAAGCCCATGCCTGGTTGTTTTACCCGCGTCAGGAGGTGCTCACCGATGCCGCCCGCCAACGGCTGCGGGCCATTCAGGAATTTAGCCAGCTCGGCTCTGGTTACCAACTGGCGATGCGGGATATGGAAATTCGCGGTGTTGGCAATCTCTTGGGGGTGGAGCAGCATGGTCAACTGGACAGCGTCGGCTTTGATCTCTATGTGGAGCTGCTAGAGGAGGCGATCGCTGAAATTCGCGGTCAAGAGATTCCCACAGTAGACGATACCCAGGTGGATCTGAATGTCACGGCCTTTATTCCCGCCGAGTATATCCCTGATCTGAAGCAAAAGATGGCCGCCTACCGCGCTGTGTCCGCCGCAACCACTAAGGAGGAGCTGACCCAATTGGCAGCGGAGTGGAGCGATCGCTACGGCCCTCTCCCCAAATCTGTCCAACAACTGCTGCGGGTAGTGGAACTTAAACAACTGGCCCGCCAGTGTGGCATTAGTCGCATTCGTCCCGAAGGTAAGCAACACGTGATCCTGGAAACTCCCATGGCAGAACCCGCTTGGAAGCTGCTCCTAGAGCAACTCCCTAGCCACCTGCAGGGCCGCTTTGTCTATAGCCAAGGGAAAGTTACTGTTCGGGGTCTGGGGATCCAGCCGATGGAGAAACAGCTAGAGCAACTGATTGACTGGTTGAGGCACATGAAAACAACCGTTGCTACAGCCTCCTAA
- a CDS encoding carbon dioxide-concentrating mechanism protein CcmK, whose translation MPIALGMVEVLGHPPALAVADVMVKAARVTLVGYEVVSGARLTIIVRGDVSEVQIAVAAGVEAAKKIPAQSPKEKTLYLSSTVIPRPHENLEAVFPKMRFQYGDGWERFLV comes from the coding sequence ATGCCCATTGCCCTTGGGATGGTAGAGGTACTGGGTCATCCCCCTGCCTTAGCCGTTGCGGATGTCATGGTGAAAGCGGCGCGTGTTACCCTTGTGGGCTATGAAGTGGTCAGTGGTGCTCGCCTGACGATTATTGTGCGCGGTGATGTTTCTGAAGTGCAAATTGCCGTTGCAGCGGGTGTCGAAGCCGCCAAGAAAATTCCAGCCCAGAGTCCCAAGGAAAAAACGCTCTATTTATCATCAACAGTGATCCCGCGCCCCCACGAAAATTTAGAGGCGGTTTTCCCGAAAATGCGGTTCCAATATGGCGATGGCTGGGAGCGTTTTCTTGTTTAG
- a CDS encoding phycobilisome linker polypeptide: MRMFKITACVPSQTRIRTQRELQNTYFTKLVPYENWFREQQRIQKMGGKIVKVELFTGKPGVNTGLA, encoded by the coding sequence ATGCGCATGTTCAAAATTACCGCCTGTGTGCCGAGTCAAACCCGCATTCGCACCCAGCGCGAACTGCAAAATACCTATTTCACGAAACTGGTGCCCTACGAAAACTGGTTCCGCGAGCAACAACGCATCCAAAAAATGGGTGGCAAAATTGTGAAAGTGGAACTGTTTACGGGTAAGCCCGGGGTCAATACTGGCCTGGCCTAG
- the rfbD gene encoding dTDP-4-dehydrorhamnose reductase → MRLVILGATGQVGWQLVRQAPPSIEVIPVARQGTAVTLDLEDLDAIPQLLKTFRPDVVINAAAYTAVDQAEQEPERAQRINGTAVGRLAETMADLGGLLIHYSTDYVFAGTQSLPYRETDPPAPLNAYGYSKWLGEQAIAIHNPAHLILRTSWVYDLRGKNFLRTMARLAQTRPLVRVVADQIGTPTAAPFIARVTYQLLERWQADRSLSGLYHLTPRGSTSWYGFAAKIFDHLRTQGWAVAALEAISSSEYPTLAQRPAFSTLNCQKLEAVLGTPFPPWEVVLEPLLNQLDPQSVL, encoded by the coding sequence GTGCGGCTAGTCATTTTGGGGGCAACGGGCCAGGTGGGTTGGCAATTGGTGCGGCAGGCCCCGCCTAGCATTGAAGTGATTCCCGTGGCTCGCCAAGGTACCGCCGTAACCCTGGACTTGGAAGATTTAGATGCCATTCCTCAGTTACTGAAAACCTTTCGCCCCGATGTGGTCATCAATGCGGCGGCCTACACGGCCGTGGACCAGGCGGAACAGGAACCCGAGCGGGCCCAGCGGATTAATGGCACAGCCGTTGGCCGTTTGGCAGAAACCATGGCTGACCTAGGCGGGCTGCTGATTCACTACTCCACCGATTATGTCTTTGCCGGCACTCAGTCGCTGCCCTATCGCGAAACCGATCCCCCTGCCCCCCTCAATGCCTATGGCTACAGTAAGTGGCTAGGAGAGCAGGCGATCGCCATCCACAACCCTGCCCACCTGATTTTGCGCACCAGTTGGGTCTATGATCTGCGGGGCAAGAACTTTCTACGCACTATGGCTCGCCTTGCCCAAACCCGGCCGCTGGTGCGGGTGGTGGCCGACCAAATTGGCACACCCACTGCTGCTCCCTTTATTGCCCGAGTCACCTATCAACTCCTGGAGCGCTGGCAGGCGGATCGTTCCCTGAGTGGCCTCTATCACCTGACGCCCCGCGGTAGCACCAGTTGGTATGGCTTTGCTGCTAAAATTTTTGACCACCTGCGCACCCAGGGCTGGGCAGTGGCTGCCCTAGAGGCAATTTCCAGCAGCGAGTATCCGACGCTGGCCCAACGACCCGCCTTTTCCACCTTGAATTGTCAGAAGTTAGAAGCTGTGCTCGGCACTCCCTTCCCCCCTTGGGAAGTCGTCCTTGAACCGCTTTTGAACCAATTGGATCCTCAATCCGTTCTTTAG
- a CDS encoding energy transducer TonB, with translation MQPLPPLWQLPPPTRPLPVIPTSPNEDVAVAPELVSPTPTSPPNEPIARTTAAAAAALSRWFNETRSTLNTTDIQVNFAQRIADFYPQEACGDRLQGETTVAVVVTPQGELLPANAAPETGLLTRNPQIIRSSGSALLDQAALEQVRKQAFEATGKYQALAITFAFEYRPEVCPPAASPPRQQSPAPAPSTPPPAAFPQGEPNPSEAHQASPPAAGEVTPAPTSPPPEATPPAVSPEPSETESSSVAPAASPPATSPGSSERSPVAGGR, from the coding sequence GTGCAGCCTTTGCCCCCCCTGTGGCAATTGCCCCCGCCCACCCGCCCCTTACCGGTTATCCCCACCAGCCCCAATGAAGATGTTGCCGTTGCTCCAGAACTGGTCTCACCGACTCCTACATCCCCACCGAATGAGCCGATCGCCCGTACAACAGCGGCAGCAGCAGCAGCTTTGTCCCGCTGGTTTAATGAAACGCGCTCAACGCTGAATACGACAGATATCCAAGTGAATTTTGCGCAGCGGATTGCGGACTTTTATCCTCAGGAGGCCTGTGGCGATCGCCTACAAGGGGAAACAACGGTTGCAGTGGTAGTCACTCCCCAAGGTGAATTGCTTCCGGCAAATGCCGCCCCAGAAACGGGCTTGCTCACCCGCAATCCCCAGATTATTCGCAGTAGTGGCTCTGCCCTTTTGGATCAGGCGGCCCTAGAGCAGGTACGAAAGCAAGCTTTTGAGGCCACAGGCAAATATCAAGCCCTGGCAATCACCTTTGCCTTTGAGTATCGTCCTGAGGTGTGCCCGCCCGCTGCTTCACCCCCCCGCCAGCAATCCCCCGCGCCAGCCCCTTCAACGCCCCCGCCAGCAGCATTCCCTCAAGGAGAGCCTAACCCCTCTGAGGCTCATCAGGCTTCACCCCCAGCCGCTGGAGAAGTGACCCCTGCACCAACTTCCCCGCCCCCTGAGGCAACACCACCGGCTGTATCCCCAGAACCTAGCGAGACAGAGTCGTCGTCTGTAGCGCCGGCTGCGAGTCCGCCAGCAACATCTCCCGGATCAAGCGAGCGATCGCCCGTTGCAGGAGGCCGTTGA
- the apcA gene encoding allophycocyanin subunit alpha, which translates to MSVVTKSIVNADAEARYLSPGELDRIKNFVSTGERRLRIAQTLTENRERIVKQAGDQLFQKRPDVVSPGGNAYGEEMTATCLRDLDYYLRLVTYGIVAGDVTPIEEIGLVGVREMYNSLGTPIPAVAEGIRAMKNVACSLLSAEDAAEAGSYFDFVIGAMQ; encoded by the coding sequence ATGAGCGTCGTCACGAAATCGATCGTGAATGCAGATGCCGAGGCCCGTTACCTCAGCCCCGGTGAACTGGATCGCATTAAAAACTTTGTCAGCACGGGCGAGCGCCGTCTGCGCATTGCCCAAACCCTGACCGAAAACCGCGAGCGGATTGTCAAGCAAGCGGGCGATCAACTCTTCCAAAAACGGCCTGATGTGGTCTCCCCCGGTGGCAATGCCTACGGTGAAGAAATGACCGCCACCTGCCTGCGTGACCTCGACTACTACCTGCGGCTGGTGACCTACGGTATCGTCGCTGGTGATGTGACCCCCATCGAAGAAATTGGTTTGGTGGGTGTGCGTGAAATGTACAACTCCCTCGGTACCCCCATTCCCGCTGTGGCCGAAGGGATTCGCGCCATGAAGAACGTTGCTTGCTCGCTGCTATCTGCGGAGGATGCCGCTGAAGCCGGTTCTTACTTTGACTTCGTGATTGGCGCCATGCAGTAG
- a CDS encoding AarF/ABC1/UbiB kinase family protein yields the protein MNTAIVPSDSAPQEIAIAAEPLPNDPDTFQPYDPVAIDAYYRQRPLLVFSRWLRILWPVFWLLFNRWWDRITGQAQQNQRKRAIALRETLTRLGPAYIKVGQALSTRPDLLPAVYLEELTKLQDQLPPFPNEVAFQFIEEELGAPPRELFAELSDHPIAAASLGQVYRGKLPNGEEVAVKVQRPGLAESITLDIYILRGVAYWAKRLIKEIRSDLVAILDEFASRLFEEMDYTQEARNAERFARLYGHLTDVYVPKIYWQYTRRRVLTMEWVTGVKLNQLPQIQALGIDPRYMVYVGVQCSLRQLLEHGFFHADPHPGNLLAMPSGKLAYLDFGMMSEIAPEQRYGLLNAIVHIVNREYESLAYDYVKLGFLSPDTNLEPIIPALALVFEDALGASVSELNIQRIFDRLSEVMYEYPFQVPAYYALIVRSLLTMEGIAMGVDPNFKVLSAAYPYIAKRLLTDPAPELRTSLTNLLLKDGQFRWTRLENLLRNARESRDYDFNVVLEQALDFLFSERGAEYRDRLADEIVKSLDTWARTTMGQWNLAQLLPLVGRPVPATASSNIISEANALEHLRRIFSILQDTPGFDWGKVIPAILRIIVRPEVQQMGQRIVNGLLQRAIARLIREMLLADSQPALQTTTLSR from the coding sequence ATGAATACGGCCATTGTCCCCAGCGATTCCGCGCCCCAAGAGATTGCGATCGCCGCTGAACCCCTTCCCAATGATCCAGATACCTTTCAACCCTACGATCCAGTGGCCATTGATGCCTACTATCGGCAGCGCCCTTTACTGGTGTTTAGCCGCTGGCTGCGGATTCTCTGGCCGGTGTTTTGGCTGCTTTTTAATCGTTGGTGGGATAGGATCACAGGCCAAGCTCAGCAAAATCAGCGCAAGCGGGCGATCGCCCTGCGGGAAACCCTAACCCGCCTTGGCCCTGCTTATATCAAAGTGGGACAAGCCCTCTCCACCCGTCCAGATCTCCTTCCTGCCGTCTATCTAGAGGAATTGACAAAACTCCAAGATCAGTTACCCCCCTTCCCCAATGAAGTGGCCTTTCAGTTTATTGAGGAGGAACTGGGCGCCCCCCCCAGGGAACTCTTTGCTGAACTCAGTGATCATCCCATTGCCGCGGCTTCCCTGGGACAGGTCTATCGCGGCAAACTCCCCAATGGCGAAGAGGTGGCCGTTAAAGTGCAGCGCCCCGGCTTGGCAGAGAGTATCACCTTAGATATTTACATTCTGCGGGGGGTGGCCTATTGGGCAAAACGCCTGATCAAGGAAATTCGCAGTGATTTAGTGGCCATTCTCGATGAATTTGCCAGTCGCCTCTTTGAGGAAATGGACTATACCCAAGAGGCGCGGAATGCCGAACGCTTCGCCCGTCTCTATGGTCACCTGACCGATGTCTATGTGCCTAAAATTTATTGGCAATACACGCGGCGGCGGGTGCTGACGATGGAGTGGGTAACGGGGGTCAAACTGAACCAACTGCCGCAAATTCAGGCCCTGGGAATTGACCCGCGCTACATGGTGTACGTGGGGGTGCAGTGCTCCCTACGGCAGTTGCTCGAACATGGTTTTTTCCATGCAGATCCCCATCCGGGAAATCTGTTGGCCATGCCCAGCGGCAAACTGGCCTATCTCGACTTTGGCATGATGAGTGAAATTGCCCCGGAGCAGCGCTATGGACTTCTGAATGCAATTGTTCATATTGTCAACCGTGAGTATGAGAGTTTGGCCTACGACTATGTGAAATTGGGGTTTCTGTCGCCAGACACCAATCTGGAGCCGATTATTCCCGCTTTGGCCTTAGTTTTTGAGGATGCCCTGGGGGCCAGCGTCTCAGAACTGAATATCCAACGCATTTTCGATCGCCTCTCAGAGGTGATGTATGAGTATCCCTTTCAAGTGCCCGCCTATTATGCCTTGATTGTGCGATCGCTCCTGACCATGGAGGGGATTGCCATGGGCGTTGACCCCAACTTTAAGGTGCTCAGTGCTGCCTATCCCTACATTGCCAAGCGACTGCTCACGGATCCTGCCCCGGAGCTGCGTACGAGTCTCACGAACCTGCTCCTCAAGGATGGTCAGTTTCGCTGGACGCGCCTAGAAAATCTGCTGCGCAATGCCCGTGAGAGCCGTGACTATGACTTTAATGTAGTCCTGGAACAGGCTTTGGATTTTCTCTTTTCGGAGCGGGGAGCCGAGTATCGCGATCGCCTAGCGGATGAAATTGTCAAGAGCCTTGACACTTGGGCACGGACGACGATGGGGCAATGGAACCTTGCGCAACTCTTACCCCTAGTCGGCCGCCCAGTACCCGCAACGGCCAGTTCCAACATCATCAGTGAAGCCAATGCCCTAGAGCATTTGCGCCGCATTTTCAGCATTTTGCAGGATACCCCCGGTTTTGATTGGGGCAAAGTTATCCCTGCGATTCTGCGGATTATTGTGCGCCCAGAGGTGCAGCAAATGGGTCAGCGCATTGTCAACGGCCTCCTGCAACGGGCGATCGCTCGCTTGATCCGGGAGATGTTGCTGGCGGACTCGCAGCCGGCGCTACAGACGACGACTCTGTCTCGCTAG